Proteins from a genomic interval of Salinarchaeum sp. Harcht-Bsk1:
- the dnaG gene encoding DNA primase DnaG has translation MDNSAKYLIHAAFAADGIVERSDVVGAVYGQTEGLLGEELDIRRLQESSKLGRIDVEVQTASGQSAGEITIATSLDRVETATLAAALETIDRVGPCRATIEVTNLEDVRAATRRTVVDRAQELLLSEFEGATSDAIVEEVRRRVATADITTYEGLPAGPSVADGDAIVVVEGRADVKALLAAGVKNAIAVEGTDVPEIVADLSQERRTTAFLDGDRGGELILQELRQVGDVDAVAFAPADRSVEDLSRSEILAALRSTVDVAALGDAASASDLADAARARTSGGTAIETPGSDEQEPSADLETIEGEEANVAEADCTRPERAEPVGEDGDAIEAGTPADDGSAGASVDDVPEAGSERDEGSESEGSPPEDADEPRTIHDHVEAIQGTDDARFLDAEGVPLQTVAASDAFDALEAADHVPVRIVLDDALEQRLLDLAAQRGVREIVATDLGEFTKRPTDVRVRTAAALLGE, from the coding sequence ATGGACAACTCTGCAAAGTACCTCATTCACGCCGCGTTCGCTGCCGACGGCATCGTCGAGCGGAGCGACGTCGTCGGCGCGGTCTACGGTCAGACCGAGGGCCTCCTCGGCGAGGAACTCGACATCCGCCGGCTCCAGGAGTCGTCGAAACTGGGGCGGATCGACGTCGAGGTCCAGACCGCCAGCGGGCAGTCCGCCGGCGAGATCACGATCGCGACGAGCCTCGATCGCGTCGAGACCGCGACCCTGGCTGCCGCGCTCGAAACGATCGACCGCGTGGGGCCCTGCCGCGCCACGATCGAGGTCACCAACCTCGAGGACGTGCGCGCCGCGACGCGCCGGACCGTCGTCGATCGCGCCCAGGAGCTGCTACTCTCGGAGTTCGAGGGCGCCACGAGCGACGCGATCGTCGAGGAAGTCCGCCGCCGCGTCGCCACGGCCGACATCACGACCTACGAGGGGCTGCCCGCCGGCCCGAGCGTCGCCGACGGCGACGCGATCGTGGTCGTGGAGGGTCGGGCGGACGTGAAGGCGCTCCTCGCCGCCGGGGTCAAGAACGCCATCGCCGTCGAGGGCACCGACGTGCCGGAGATCGTCGCGGACCTCAGCCAGGAGCGTCGGACGACCGCCTTCCTCGACGGCGATCGCGGCGGCGAACTGATCCTCCAGGAACTCCGGCAAGTCGGCGATGTCGACGCCGTCGCCTTCGCGCCCGCGGACCGCTCCGTCGAGGATCTCTCCCGTTCAGAGATCCTCGCGGCGCTCCGCAGTACCGTCGACGTCGCCGCGCTGGGCGACGCCGCCAGCGCGAGCGACCTCGCCGACGCCGCGCGTGCTCGAACTTCCGGCGGGACCGCGATCGAGACGCCCGGCAGTGACGAGCAGGAGCCGTCGGCCGATCTCGAGACCATAGAAGGCGAGGAGGCGAACGTAGCCGAAGCGGACTGCACGAGGCCCGAGCGAGCGGAACCCGTTGGCGAGGACGGGGACGCGATCGAAGCGGGCACGCCAGCGGACGACGGATCTGCGGGTGCATCGGTAGACGACGTACCCGAGGCGGGATCCGAGCGCGATGAAGGATCCGAGTCCGAGGGATCGCCGCCCGAGGACGCCGACGAACCGCGGACGATCCACGACCACGTCGAGGCGATCCAGGGCACCGACGACGCGCGATTCCTCGACGCCGAGGGCGTCCCGCTCCAGACCGTTGCCGCGTCGGACGCCTTCGACGCCCTCGAGGCCGCCGACCACGTCCCAGTGCGGATCGTCCTCGACGACGCCCTCGAACAGCGGCTCCTCGACCTCGCGGCGCAGCGGGGCGTTCGCGAAATCGTCGCGACCGACCTCGGCGAGTTCACGAAGCGGCCGACGGACGTCCGCGTCCGGACCGCTGCGGCCCTGCTTGGCGAGTAG
- a CDS encoding DUF92 domain-containing protein: MNPTVRRAGAFGAVGALALAAPLLGRAAILPFVLVAAGALAITHGPLFELFARPADREAGRLRGLFDFALAATVLGGLSVFGDLPVTVFAGSVLLVAIGNLGAEVVSVRSSVAPTLGFLAAGAAGAAVGIAGAALLAGDQIAAGSLLLLCLTGALVGALVRSMLFPRDEPPVLFTVGLVLWFLAAVDAGADPTAVAVAVAVMVVFGVLSYALDTASLEGVLAGVLLGLVTIVLAGYEWFALLLTFFGVGGLATKFRYETKLERGVAEENGGNRGGVNVLANSLVAVGAVCGLAAIEAGLVESPTALVPFAFAGAVATALGDTLSSEIGGAFDGTRLITSFEKVPPGTDGAVTWQGTLAGALGTATIGVLAFVAFPDVAMLGAVVVAIGGATGMTVDSVLGATAEGRLLGNAGVNFAATLAGALAAAGIAVALGLVTVTGLAL, translated from the coding sequence GTGAACCCGACCGTGCGGCGAGCGGGGGCCTTCGGGGCCGTCGGGGCCCTCGCGCTCGCCGCGCCCCTGCTGGGGCGGGCTGCGATCCTCCCGTTCGTGCTCGTGGCAGCGGGAGCGCTCGCGATCACGCACGGGCCGCTGTTCGAACTGTTCGCGCGGCCGGCAGATCGCGAGGCCGGCCGGCTCCGAGGGCTCTTCGACTTCGCACTCGCGGCGACCGTCCTCGGCGGACTCTCCGTCTTCGGCGACCTCCCGGTGACCGTCTTCGCGGGCAGCGTTCTCCTCGTCGCGATCGGTAACCTCGGCGCGGAGGTCGTCTCCGTCCGGTCGTCGGTCGCACCGACGCTGGGCTTCCTCGCGGCTGGAGCGGCGGGTGCCGCCGTCGGGATCGCCGGCGCGGCGCTCCTCGCCGGTGACCAGATCGCGGCCGGTAGTCTCCTCTTACTCTGTCTGACTGGCGCGCTCGTCGGCGCACTCGTTCGCTCGATGCTGTTCCCCCGCGACGAGCCGCCGGTCCTCTTCACCGTCGGCCTCGTCCTCTGGTTCCTCGCCGCCGTGGACGCCGGCGCCGACCCCACGGCGGTCGCCGTCGCCGTCGCGGTGATGGTCGTCTTCGGTGTGCTCTCCTACGCCCTCGACACGGCGTCGCTGGAGGGCGTCCTGGCCGGCGTCCTCCTCGGCCTCGTCACGATCGTGCTCGCGGGCTACGAGTGGTTCGCGCTCCTCCTGACGTTCTTCGGCGTCGGCGGCCTCGCGACGAAGTTCCGCTACGAGACGAAACTCGAGCGGGGCGTCGCCGAAGAGAACGGCGGCAACCGCGGCGGCGTCAACGTGCTCGCGAACTCGCTCGTGGCGGTCGGCGCGGTCTGTGGGCTCGCGGCTATCGAGGCCGGCCTCGTCGAATCACCGACGGCGCTCGTTCCGTTCGCCTTCGCCGGCGCCGTCGCGACGGCGCTCGGCGACACGCTCTCCAGCGAGATCGGGGGCGCCTTCGACGGAACCAGGCTCATCACCTCCTTCGAGAAGGTCCCGCCGGGCACCGACGGCGCGGTCACGTGGCAGGGCACACTCGCTGGTGCACTCGGTACCGCGACGATCGGGGTGCTCGCGTTCGTGGCGTTCCCCGACGTCGCGATGCTCGGTGCCGTGGTCGTCGCGATCGGCGGCGCGACCGGGATGACCGTGGACTCCGTCCTCGGTGCTACGGCAGAGGGCCGACTCCTCGGCAACGCGGGCGTCAACTTCGCCGCGACGCTCGCCGGTGCGCTCGCCGCGGCTGGCATCGCAGTCGCGCTCGGGCTGGTGACGGTCACTGGACTCGCACTCTGA
- a CDS encoding ammonium transporter yields the protein MVGAMPLQIGAETAGAINYTWILVVSFLIFFMHAGFAMLEAGQVRSKNVANQLTKNLLTWSVGVLAFLLVGAGLAPLVGDLVGSTGGWSFTPNNSPASWGTGWFYGAVFAMTAATIVSGAVAGRAKLRAYVTYTIALAAVIYPVVLAFTWSGYWVNEFLGTFFQDFAGGMIVHGMGGIAGLTAAWVLGPRMDRYNEDGSVNVIPGHSLTFAVLGTLLLAFGWYGFNVGTASVVVQEGGEWVLNGDTLGRVVLTTTVAMAMGAIGAGSVAWAKTGKVDTLYVANGLLAGLVGITAIPNVATWWGAFVVGGLAGAQLPLVFGFVEKTLKIDDVCAVFPVHGSAGVLGTLLYPFVATDAALGGTSIADAFVAQFLGVAMITVWTVAATAAVWGGLKAIGQARVTPAHEREGLDVAEHGVDTYPEFGKPDVATDGGAPVPEEQLRTDGGSFATDIEMVMAVVRPDKLGDVKKALAEVGAPSLTVTNVSGRGSQPAKKGQWRGEEYTVDLHQKVKIECIVSDVPAEDVVDAIRDGANTGEPGDGKVFVLPVTQATQIRTGATGPEAV from the coding sequence ATGGTAGGCGCGATGCCGCTGCAGATCGGCGCCGAGACCGCGGGTGCGATCAACTACACCTGGATCCTCGTCGTCTCCTTCCTGATCTTCTTCATGCACGCCGGCTTCGCGATGCTCGAGGCCGGGCAGGTCCGCTCGAAGAACGTCGCGAACCAGCTCACGAAGAACCTGCTGACCTGGTCAGTCGGCGTGCTGGCCTTCCTGCTCGTCGGAGCGGGGCTCGCACCACTGGTGGGCGACCTCGTCGGCTCGACCGGCGGCTGGTCGTTCACGCCGAACAATTCGCCGGCGTCCTGGGGAACCGGCTGGTTCTACGGGGCCGTCTTCGCCATGACCGCGGCGACGATCGTCTCCGGGGCCGTGGCCGGCCGCGCGAAGCTTCGCGCGTACGTCACGTACACCATCGCGCTGGCAGCCGTGATCTACCCGGTCGTCCTCGCGTTCACCTGGTCCGGCTACTGGGTCAACGAGTTCCTCGGCACGTTCTTCCAGGACTTCGCGGGCGGCATGATCGTCCACGGCATGGGCGGTATCGCCGGCCTCACCGCGGCCTGGGTACTCGGTCCGCGCATGGATCGGTACAACGAGGACGGCAGCGTCAACGTCATTCCCGGTCACTCGCTGACCTTCGCCGTGCTCGGCACGCTCCTGCTGGCCTTCGGCTGGTACGGCTTCAACGTCGGCACGGCATCGGTCGTGGTTCAGGAGGGCGGGGAATGGGTGCTCAACGGTGACACGCTCGGCCGCGTCGTCCTCACGACCACCGTCGCGATGGCGATGGGCGCCATCGGCGCAGGCTCGGTCGCCTGGGCGAAGACGGGCAAGGTCGACACGCTCTACGTCGCCAACGGCCTGCTGGCCGGCCTCGTCGGCATCACGGCCATCCCGAACGTCGCGACGTGGTGGGGCGCGTTCGTCGTCGGCGGCCTCGCCGGCGCTCAGCTGCCCCTCGTCTTCGGCTTCGTCGAGAAGACGCTCAAGATCGACGACGTCTGTGCGGTCTTCCCGGTCCACGGCTCCGCCGGCGTGCTCGGCACGCTGCTGTACCCCTTCGTCGCGACCGACGCGGCGCTGGGCGGCACCAGCATCGCCGACGCCTTCGTCGCGCAGTTCCTCGGCGTCGCGATGATCACGGTCTGGACGGTCGCAGCGACCGCGGCGGTCTGGGGCGGTCTCAAGGCCATCGGACAGGCTCGCGTCACGCCCGCCCACGAACGGGAGGGCCTCGACGTCGCCGAACACGGCGTCGACACCTACCCCGAGTTCGGCAAGCCCGACGTCGCCACGGACGGGGGCGCTCCCGTTCCCGAAGAACAGCTCCGCACCGACGGCGGTTCCTTCGCCACCGACATCGAGATGGTCATGGCGGTCGTCCGCCCGGACAAGCTGGGCGACGTCAAGAAGGCGCTCGCCGAAGTCGGCGCACCGTCGCTCACGGTAACGAACGTCTCCGGCCGCGGCTCCCAGCCCGCGAAGAAGGGCCAGTGGCGCGGCGAGGAGTACACGGTCGACCTCCACCAGAAGGTCAAGATCGAGTGCATCGTCTCCGACGTTCCCGCCGAGGACGTCGTCGACGCGATCCGCGACGGCGCCAACACTGGCGAACCCGGCGACGGGAAGGTCTTCGTCCTCCCCGTGACGCAGGCGACCCAGATCCGCACCGGCGCGACCGGTCCCGAAGCGGTCTGA
- a CDS encoding undecaprenyl diphosphate synthase family protein: MGLYDRYLALRVRASDAEPPEHVALVITERDLLEPGAYETLSTFLEWAFAYGAERVTVYVSVLDPEAIEALRRGLDAVDAPRAMAVHGPDESADERATSNAPIQVSVGLGGKHEFTQAVRSLAEAAAAGDLDPTTIDEGDIEAELVLSEEPDLVIKTGAERLSDFMIWQSVYSELYFTDVNWRDLRKRDYLRALREYADRSRRFGR, from the coding sequence GTGGGACTGTACGATCGCTACCTCGCGCTCCGCGTCCGTGCCTCCGACGCCGAGCCACCCGAGCACGTCGCGCTCGTCATCACGGAGCGCGACCTGCTGGAGCCCGGCGCCTACGAGACGCTCTCCACCTTCCTCGAGTGGGCGTTCGCGTACGGGGCCGAGCGCGTCACGGTGTACGTCAGCGTGCTCGACCCGGAGGCGATCGAGGCGTTGCGACGCGGCCTCGACGCGGTCGACGCGCCGCGAGCCATGGCGGTTCACGGGCCGGACGAGTCCGCAGACGAACGTGCGACCTCGAACGCCCCGATCCAGGTGAGCGTCGGGCTCGGCGGCAAGCACGAGTTCACCCAGGCAGTCCGCTCGCTCGCCGAAGCGGCGGCCGCCGGCGACCTCGACCCAACCACGATCGACGAGGGAGACATCGAGGCCGAACTCGTGCTATCCGAAGAGCCGGACCTCGTGATCAAGACCGGCGCGGAGCGCCTCTCCGATTTCATGATCTGGCAGTCCGTCTACTCGGAGTTGTACTTCACCGACGTCAACTGGCGGGACCTTCGCAAGCGCGACTACCTCCGGGCGCTCCGAGAGTACGCCGATCGGAGCCGACGGTTCGGCCGCTGA
- a CDS encoding universal stress protein: protein MRSLLAVDTVHTAAAAADYLDDRLDRGDDVVALAVVGPDDAGADATRDGKEALNVLGVRLATVDVETVERRGEPSEVILDLAETRDVDQIVLGARAGTPDAATDGVGSTTVEVLEDATVPVVVLPIGEH, encoded by the coding sequence ATGCGCAGCCTCCTGGCAGTCGATACCGTTCACACGGCGGCGGCAGCGGCCGACTATCTCGACGACCGACTCGATCGGGGAGACGACGTCGTCGCGCTCGCCGTGGTGGGACCCGACGACGCCGGAGCCGACGCGACGCGCGACGGCAAGGAGGCGCTGAACGTGCTGGGCGTCCGGCTGGCGACCGTCGATGTCGAGACCGTGGAACGACGGGGCGAGCCGTCCGAGGTGATCCTGGACCTCGCGGAAACACGTGACGTCGACCAGATCGTGCTCGGAGCGCGCGCTGGAACGCCGGACGCAGCGACCGACGGCGTCGGCTCGACCACCGTAGAAGTGCTCGAGGACGCGACCGTTCCCGTCGTCGTGCTACCGATCGGCGAGCACTGA
- a CDS encoding TIGR00300 family protein, with the protein MPSRTVELEGHIIDSGTMERCFTLVMDLGGHFEVEAFDIGRHEDEESYCRMEVEADTESDLREILHELNKNGAYLSDPSDVTVEPAPADGVVPPEFYSTTNHPTEIRWEGAWIDVEYPEMDCAVVVEDGESSDGPRAETRVLNGVEEGDLVVVGDAGIRVDPPERPRGSGGAFGFMQGGVSSERPSESLIGEVADALEEVQEQGGDVLAVCGPAVIHSGGADDLAALVREGYVDALSAGNGFAVHDVERDIYGTSLGMDVETMEHPREGHKHHIYAISEISRRGGLEPAVEAGVVESGVMYQCIDKDVDYVLAGSIRDDGPLPDTITDAIEAQNAIREQAREADLVLMLSTLLHSVAVGNCLPSTTKVVCVDINPATVTQLLDRGSAQAIGLVTDVGAFLPMLADAVLGEAAPKDGCGNDRGCGGSGTK; encoded by the coding sequence ATGCCCAGCCGCACGGTCGAGCTCGAGGGTCACATCATCGACTCCGGGACGATGGAGCGGTGTTTCACGCTCGTCATGGACCTCGGTGGCCACTTCGAGGTCGAGGCGTTCGACATCGGTCGCCACGAGGACGAGGAGTCCTACTGCCGCATGGAGGTCGAAGCCGACACCGAGTCCGACCTCCGCGAGATCCTCCACGAACTCAACAAGAACGGCGCCTACCTCTCCGACCCCAGCGACGTGACGGTCGAGCCCGCGCCGGCGGACGGCGTCGTGCCGCCGGAGTTCTACTCGACGACGAACCACCCGACGGAGATCCGCTGGGAGGGAGCGTGGATCGACGTCGAGTACCCGGAGATGGACTGTGCCGTGGTGGTCGAGGACGGCGAGTCTTCCGATGGACCGCGCGCCGAAACCCGCGTCCTCAACGGCGTCGAAGAAGGCGATCTCGTCGTCGTGGGTGACGCCGGCATCCGCGTCGATCCGCCCGAGCGGCCCCGCGGATCCGGCGGCGCCTTCGGCTTCATGCAGGGCGGCGTCTCCTCCGAGCGGCCCTCCGAATCCCTGATCGGGGAGGTCGCCGACGCCCTCGAGGAGGTCCAGGAGCAGGGCGGGGACGTCCTCGCCGTCTGTGGCCCCGCAGTGATCCACTCCGGCGGCGCGGACGACCTCGCTGCGCTCGTCCGGGAGGGGTACGTCGACGCGCTCTCGGCGGGCAACGGCTTCGCCGTTCACGACGTCGAGCGGGACATCTACGGCACCTCCCTCGGGATGGACGTCGAGACGATGGAACACCCCCGCGAGGGGCACAAACACCACATCTACGCGATCTCGGAGATCTCCCGGCGCGGCGGCCTCGAACCCGCCGTCGAGGCGGGCGTCGTCGAGTCCGGCGTGATGTACCAGTGCATCGACAAGGACGTGGACTACGTGCTCGCGGGCTCGATCCGCGACGACGGTCCCCTGCCCGACACGATCACCGACGCCATCGAGGCCCAGAACGCGATCCGCGAGCAGGCCCGCGAGGCCGACCTCGTGCTCATGCTCTCCACGCTGCTGCACTCCGTCGCCGTCGGGAACTGCCTCCCGTCGACGACGAAGGTCGTCTGCGTGGACATCAACCCGGCGACGGTCACGCAATTGCTCGATCGGGGCAGCGCGCAGGCGATCGGACTCGTGACCGACGTCGGCGCCTTTCTCCCGATGCTCGCCGATGCGGTGCTCGGCGAGGCCGCGCCGAAGGATGGGTGCGGCAACGATCGTGGCTGTGGAGGTAGCGGAACGAAGTGA
- the uppS gene encoding polyprenyl diphosphate synthase has protein sequence MIEWLRTRLQRAYERQLERAIDDPPEHVAVIQDGNRRYARERGDEATDGHREGAKTTQAVLEWCEQLGVEELTLYAFSTENFDRPQEQLDVIFDLAEEKLYEFADAEEIHENEVSIRAIGDLPRLPERVRDAIDYAERRTADYDQFVLNVALAYGGRERLLSATRDVVAEAAEGDLDPEEIDVDTVADRLYDRRVRDVDLIVRTGGVQRTSNFLPWHANGNEAAVYFCAPYWPEFSRADFLRGLRTYEHREESWRRTRARRGIALLRALGGVELAEARETVRRCRDALPAAERPAPETDATDVADPADPSPSGE, from the coding sequence GTGATCGAGTGGCTTCGAACCCGCCTCCAACGGGCCTACGAGCGCCAGCTCGAACGAGCGATCGACGATCCGCCCGAGCACGTCGCCGTCATCCAGGACGGCAACCGCCGGTACGCCCGCGAGCGCGGCGACGAGGCGACCGACGGCCATCGGGAGGGCGCAAAGACGACGCAGGCGGTTCTCGAGTGGTGTGAGCAACTCGGCGTCGAGGAGCTCACGCTTTACGCGTTCTCGACGGAGAACTTCGACCGTCCGCAGGAACAACTCGACGTGATCTTCGACCTCGCCGAGGAGAAGCTCTACGAGTTCGCCGACGCCGAGGAGATCCACGAGAACGAGGTCTCGATCCGCGCGATCGGCGACCTCCCGCGACTACCGGAGCGCGTTCGCGACGCCATCGACTACGCGGAACGGCGGACCGCCGACTACGACCAGTTCGTGCTCAACGTCGCGCTTGCCTACGGCGGCCGGGAGCGGTTGCTCTCCGCGACCAGAGACGTGGTCGCCGAGGCCGCCGAGGGCGACCTCGATCCGGAGGAGATCGACGTCGATACCGTCGCCGATCGACTGTACGACCGCCGGGTCCGCGACGTCGACCTGATCGTCCGCACCGGCGGCGTCCAGCGCACGAGCAACTTCCTCCCCTGGCACGCCAACGGCAACGAGGCCGCGGTGTACTTCTGCGCCCCGTACTGGCCCGAGTTCTCGCGGGCCGACTTCCTCCGTGGACTCAGAACCTACGAGCACCGCGAGGAGTCCTGGCGTCGGACCCGCGCTCGGCGGGGGATCGCGCTGCTCCGGGCGCTCGGGGGCGTCGAACTCGCCGAGGCTCGCGAGACGGTGCGGCGCTGCCGCGACGCGCTGCCAGCCGCGGAGCGTCCGGCCCCCGAGACCGATGCGACAGACGTCGCGGACCCGGCTGATCCGTCGCCCTCCGGCGAGTAG
- a CDS encoding DUF429 domain-containing protein — protein sequence MSSTTGRRRVYGVDFSGAQDAGRNVWLASATRRADSLVVEGCYPGEALPNSGRERDACLPALREFLAGADDAIVGLDFPFALPAELIDSSTWPAFAAAFPNGAEGPTEWAEACRDRAETLDRDRVELKRATEDETGAPFSPYNLRMRSSTYYGISAVLAPLVDRDDASVLPMMPPNPGTTWLVEACPAVTLDRLDLESEGYKDDDEAAEERRAEIVDALATGPATVAPAVRDAAIEEPDGDALDAVLAAVGVTMAVDRGEPTSPGTVDARTRIEGKIYA from the coding sequence ATGAGTTCGACGACGGGCCGCCGACGCGTCTACGGCGTGGACTTCAGCGGCGCCCAGGACGCCGGACGGAACGTCTGGCTCGCGAGCGCCACGCGGCGGGCCGATTCGCTCGTCGTCGAGGGCTGTTACCCCGGCGAAGCACTCCCGAACTCCGGTCGGGAGCGCGACGCGTGCCTCCCCGCGCTCCGCGAGTTCCTCGCCGGCGCCGACGACGCCATCGTCGGTCTCGACTTCCCCTTCGCACTCCCCGCCGAGTTGATCGACTCGTCGACCTGGCCGGCGTTCGCCGCTGCGTTCCCGAACGGAGCCGAGGGACCCACGGAGTGGGCCGAGGCCTGCCGTGATCGGGCGGAGACGCTCGACCGGGACCGCGTGGAACTCAAACGCGCGACGGAGGACGAGACTGGCGCGCCGTTCTCGCCGTACAACCTCCGCATGCGCTCGAGCACCTACTACGGCATCTCGGCGGTCCTGGCACCGCTCGTCGATCGTGACGACGCCAGCGTGTTGCCGATGATGCCCCCGAACCCCGGCACAACCTGGCTGGTGGAGGCCTGTCCGGCGGTGACTCTCGATCGGCTCGACCTCGAATCCGAGGGATACAAGGACGACGACGAAGCCGCCGAGGAGCGTCGCGCCGAGATCGTCGACGCGCTGGCGACGGGCCCGGCGACCGTCGCGCCGGCCGTCCGCGACGCAGCGATCGAGGAGCCCGACGGCGACGCGCTGGATGCGGTGCTCGCGGCCGTCGGCGTGACGATGGCGGTCGACCGGGGGGAGCCGACCTCGCCAGGAACGGTCGACGCGCGGACCAGGATCGAGGGCAAGATCTACGCCTAA